Below is a window of Candidatus Viadribacter manganicus DNA.
GCGCGTGGTTCGACCATTGGGGATTGAAGCGGCGGTCTGCTCACCCCGATCGGCAGTCCGGTTTGCGAAATGCACCGTATCCACGAATGGCGAAAGCGCTGCGCCGATCCCCAGCGCCGCGCCGCCCGCCCCGACAATCAACGCCCGCCGCACATGCGAGCGCCAGCTCGGCGCGCTTTCCGTAAGCGAGTCCAAAAAGCCCTGCCCGTCCGTATTAAAAGCCGAGAACCTGCCGTCATCCTCGCGCCGCAATACGTTCGCCACTGCCGCTTCGCTGCGCGCCGCTGCCTTCGCCGCCGCTTCCTTGTGCGGAACGGTCACGTTCAGTCCAGCAAAACCATTGAGTGCACGAATGGCTACTACGGCGTCATCGCTTCGCAGCGGCAGCGCGACGTAAACAGCGTCAATCCGATGGTCAGCGATCCAGCCATTGTGCATCACCGGCGACAACGAATGCGTCACCGGATCGCCAATCACACCATAGACTTTAGTTGCAGCAGTAATGCTCATGGCCGCGCAATACCGTGTTCACGCAAGAAGGCGAGCAGCGGCAGCAGTTGTAGACCGAGCACCGAGAAATAATCACCATCAACACGCTCGAACAATTGCGCACCTAAACCTTCAAGCTGGTAAGCGCCCACGGACCGCAGCACCTGATCCCCTGCTTGCGCCAGATAATCATCCAGAAAGGCGTCGCTGAAATTCCGCATCCTAAGTTTCGGCGTATCGACATGCCGCCAGATGATAGCGCCTTCGCGCGCGATTACGGCCGCCGTCACCAATTCATGGGTCCGCCCACGCAGGAGCAACAAATGCTCGCGTGCTTCCTCAGCGCTTTTCGGCTTGTCGAATACATCATCGCCAAGCGCCAACATCTGATCGGCGCCAATTACAAAATCGGGTCGCGACCGTGAAACACTGAGCGCCTTCAGTTCCGCCA
It encodes the following:
- the aroE gene encoding shikimate dehydrogenase — translated: MSITAATKVYGVIGDPVTHSLSPVMHNGWIADHRIDAVYVALPLRSDDAVVAIRALNGFAGLNVTVPHKEAAAKAAARSEAAVANVLRREDDGRFSAFNTDGQGFLDSLTESAPSWRSHVRRALIVGAGGAALGIGAALSPFVDTVHFANRTADRGEQTAASIPNGRTTRWDDLERAFGHADLIVQTTTLGMAGQPEMAWPVSFCRPNAIVADIVYRPLNTPLLTAARDRGLKAIDGLGMLIHQGARAFEIWFEIKPDVAKARQRLLAALG
- a CDS encoding Maf family protein; the protein is MSLVLASGSAARRRLLEAAGLSFEVEVPRVDEEAAKASLRAEALRPRDQADALAELKALSVSRSRPDFVIGADQMLALGDDVFDKPKSAEEAREHLLLLRGRTHELVTAAVIAREGAIIWRHVDTPKLRMRNFSDAFLDDYLAQAGDQVLRSVGAYQLEGLGAQLFERVDGDYFSVLGLQLLPLLAFLREHGIARP